The following are encoded together in the Solanum stenotomum isolate F172 unplaced genomic scaffold, ASM1918654v1 scaffold1838, whole genome shotgun sequence genome:
- the LOC125850655 gene encoding serine/threonine-protein kinase STY13-like has product MLEAPKFAGLIDLNENPDHYGLSQNFYHKLDEGSHMSIDSYGSLQMSNGGGSVAMSMDNSSVGSNDSHTRILNHQGLKRVHNNYSVAASVNKGKALHGLSDDALAKALMDPRFPTNGLENYDEWTIDLRKLNMGPAFAQGAFGKLYKGTYNGEDVAIKLLERPDNDLERAHLMEQQFQQEVMMLARLRHPNIVRFIGACRKPMVWCIVTEYAKGGSVRQFLTRRQNRSVPLKLAVKQALDVARGMEYVHGLNLIHRDLKSDNLLISADKSIKIADFGVARIEVQTEGMTPETGTYRWMAPEMIQHRPYTQKVDVYSFGIVLWELLTGMLPFQNMTAVQAAFAVVNKGVRPTIPSDCLPVLAEIMTCCWDGNPDNRPPFSQVVRMLEAAETEILTKVRKARFRCCISQPMTTD; this is encoded by the exons ATGTTGGAGGCTCCAAAGTTTGCAGGACTTATAGACTTAAATGAAAACCCTGATCATTATGGACTCTCACAAAATTTTTACCATAAGCTTGATGAGGGATCACACATGTCAATCGATAGTTATGGGAGCTTGCAGATGAGCAATGGTGGAGGTTCAGTTGCAATGTCCATGGATAACAGCAGTGTTGGATCAAATGATTCGCACACTCGTATTTTAAATCATCAGGGTCTTAAGCGTGTTCACAATAACTATTCAGTTGCAGCTAGTGTAAATAAGGGAAAAGCTTTGCATGGGTTGAGTGATGATGCCCTAGCTAAAGCGTTGATGGATCCTCGATTTCCTACCAATGGGCTTGAGAATTATGATGAGTGGACAATTGAtttgaggaagctcaacatggGGCCAGCTTTTGCTCAAGGGGCTTTTGGGAAACTATACAAAGGAACTTATAATGGTGAGGATGTTGCTATCAAGCTTCTAGAGAGGCCGGATAATGATCTTGAGAGGGCTCACTTGATGGAGCAACAGTTTCAGCAGGAAGTTATGATGTTGGCAAGGTTGAGACATCCAAATATTGTTCGGTTTATCGGTGCATGCCGTAAACCCATGGTGTGGTGTATTGTCACTGAATATGCTAAAGGAGGATCAGTTCGTCAGTTTCTCACTAGGCGACAAAATCGATCTGTTCCCTTGAAGTTAGCAGTGAAGCAGGCCTTGGATGTGGCAAGGGGTATGGAATATGTGCATGGCCTGAATCTGATACATCGTGACCTGAAATCTGACAACCTACTAATTTCTGCTGATAAATCAATCAAGATTGCGGACTTTGGGGTTGCTCGTATTGAGGTGCAGACAGAAGGAATGACACCAGAGACTGGAACATACCGTTGGATGGCTCC GGAGATGATCCAGCACCGACCGTACACCCAAAAAGTTGATGTTTATAGTTTTGGCATTGTTCTGTGGGAGCTTCTAACGGGGATGCTTCCCTTCCAGAACATGACTGCTGTGCAGGCAGCTTTTGCAGTTGTCAACAAAGGTGTCCGTCCAACCATCCCCAGTGATTGTTTACCTGTCCTAGCTGAAATCATGACTTGCTGCTGGGATGGTAACCCTGACAATAGACCACCCTTCTCTCAGGTGGTCAGAATGCTTGAGGCTGCAGAAACAGAGATCTTGACGAAGGTCAGAAAGGCCCGTTTCAGATGCTGCATCAGTCAACCCATGACTACAGATTGA